The Candidatus Neomarinimicrobiota bacterium DNA window CTTTTGTGCCTACCTTACTATCGGATGTGTCACACCACGAAGGTCGATTGGCCGTTCTCTTAGCCTGCTAATAATTTATAATGATCTCGACCGCTGCTCGTATCGTTATCTTTCGGCCTGATAGCCGAGGAGCAGCCGGCTATGAATCATGGGCTAAACCCGGTACTGAGAATACCCTTGCTGGCTTGTGGTATATCACTTCAGCAGCAGGACGTCCGGCCACGTATCCGGTCTGTATCCGATGAGACAGGGATTTCAGGCCTGGAATGTGGGCAATGGCAGGTTCATGATCCCTGATCGAGTCCGTATGCCTGTCTGGGGGCCAGGTATTGGGGGAACCGTTCAATCAGAGCCAGCCGGGTGAGATAACAGAAATGGCATTCATCGACATAATTCGCTGCGTGCTTAACGTTGTACGTTCTGGCCAGGAGTGCAGGACCACCTTTTACCAGGGGTCCGCAGATTGGATGTGAATCGGCAACATAGTTCCTCAGCAGCGTGGATAATGGTGTTTCCCGGATGTTGCCGATACTCAAGCCCTGGCAAAAATGGACATTGCCGAATGGATCAATGTGCACCCTGGTGGGTGTTTCCAAGTCTTCATAGGGGCACTGAGTCAATTCTGCCCCTGCTCTAGTTGGTAATCCCGTGGTCAATTTTTCCACGGCCCGTCCTCTAAACACAACGCTCCCCCCGACGATGGCCGAACCCTTATCCGGGCTGCCGGGTACCTCTGTCTGGACAGAGGGCTCTTCAATACAGATCGTATACGCT harbors:
- a CDS encoding radical SAM protein — translated: MLTEIHFLLTYTCNYECDHCFLYCGPNSEGTFTIKQLRNVFAEIPIIGSIEKVYFEGGEPFLFYPLLLEGTRIARNMGLNVGIVTNSYWATSAEDAELWLKQLLELGVADIFISDDSFHRDKAEDNPAGAALAAAENLGLAAYTICIEEPSVQTEVPGSPDKGSAIVGGSVVFRGRAVEKLTTGLPTRAGAELTQCPYEDLETPTRVHIDPFGNVHFCQGLSIGNIRETPLSTLLRNYVADSHPICGPLVKGGPALLARTYNVKHAANYVDECHFCYLTRLALIERFPQYLAPRQAYGLDQGS